From one Streptococcus pneumoniae genomic stretch:
- a CDS encoding GIY-YIG nuclease family protein → MDFKSLEDIFQDEEFDKLVESAKPKKIERVDPDIEKFQEIIHWIKEHGDEPQKSRDLKERKLASRLKGLRDRTAEDLKKYFPYDKEYHLLGANRAEQALEEALFDVSRYADTIAEKDRGLSTRKMIRTGFEHYKNLFTKVHQEIEAGQRKTKPFRGNKIVQGNFYIDNGILLYVNKIYDPKTGVEVTNSDNRRYKVHTIYENGTENHIWLLSLVSSLYDTKRNGRLVKGIIPEVPGIYIVRYAGEDDYLRKMENLYKIGCAENIRRRLQGTEKQSTYLYAPIDLVSYIEVSHSLVAKVETYLHHCLADKRLEISILSPSGEETTVREWFLVSLEEIERSLEILKNMML, encoded by the coding sequence ATGGACTTTAAATCATTAGAAGATATTTTCCAAGATGAAGAGTTTGATAAACTGGTTGAGAGCGCTAAGCCTAAAAAAATCGAAAGAGTAGACCCTGATATTGAAAAATTTCAAGAAATCATTCATTGGATCAAAGAACATGGAGATGAGCCTCAAAAAAGTCGTGATTTAAAGGAGCGAAAGCTCGCTTCTCGCCTAAAAGGACTTCGGGATAGAACAGCAGAAGATCTAAAAAAGTATTTCCCCTATGATAAAGAGTATCATTTATTAGGTGCAAATAGAGCAGAGCAAGCTCTAGAAGAAGCTTTATTTGATGTATCTCGTTATGCAGATACGATTGCCGAAAAAGATAGAGGTCTAAGTACTCGTAAAATGATTCGGACAGGATTTGAACACTACAAAAACTTATTTACTAAGGTGCATCAAGAAATTGAGGCTGGACAAAGAAAGACCAAGCCGTTTAGAGGAAATAAAATTGTACAAGGAAATTTTTATATCGATAACGGTATTCTCCTCTATGTGAATAAGATTTATGATCCTAAAACAGGAGTAGAAGTAACAAATTCAGATAATAGAAGATACAAGGTGCATACGATTTACGAAAATGGAACGGAAAATCACATTTGGCTATTGAGTCTAGTTTCATCGCTTTATGATACAAAGAGAAATGGTCGTCTTGTCAAGGGAATTATCCCTGAAGTCCCAGGAATTTACATTGTTCGCTATGCGGGTGAGGATGACTATCTTCGCAAGATGGAAAATTTGTATAAAATTGGTTGTGCCGAGAATATTCGTAGACGTTTGCAGGGAACGGAAAAACAGTCAACTTACCTATATGCCCCTATTGATTTAGTATCCTACATTGAAGTTTCGCATTCACTAGTTGCCAAAGTCGAGACTTATCTCCATCACTGCTTGGCTGATAAGCGCTTGGAAATCTCCATTTTATCTCCGAGTGGAGAGGAGACGACAGTTAGAGAATGGTTTTTAGTCTCTTTAGAGGAGATAGAAAGATCGCTAGAGATATTAAAAAACATGATGCTATGA
- a CDS encoding histidine phosphatase family protein, which translates to MKLYFVRHGKTEWNLEGRFQGASGDSPLLASSIADLKLLGKRLSLVHFDRILSSSLPRALASAEIIQAENTYKPPILSCPEIKEWQLGSLEGQKFSTLEAIYPQQMKAFRHNLSRFHPAIFGAETVYQTTTRTIEFIKSQKKEPAENLLFVGHGANLTASLKTLLGYDVALLRKQGGLANSSLTILETNDFETFQLLEWNNLEHLEQKTQLPIKF; encoded by the coding sequence ATGAAATTATATTTTGTCCGTCATGGAAAGACGGAATGGAACCTAGAAGGACGGTTTCAAGGTGCTAGTGGCGATTCTCCTTTGCTTGCTTCTTCCATCGCTGACTTAAAGCTTCTCGGTAAGCGTCTATCCTTGGTCCACTTTGACCGTATTTTATCAAGCAGCCTTCCTCGAGCACTGGCGAGCGCAGAAATTATCCAAGCCGAAAATACCTACAAACCACCTATCCTTTCTTGCCCAGAGATAAAAGAGTGGCAATTAGGAAGTCTTGAAGGGCAAAAATTTTCCACACTAGAAGCCATTTACCCTCAGCAGATGAAAGCTTTCCGTCATAATCTCTCGCGCTTTCATCCCGCGATTTTCGGAGCGGAAACAGTCTATCAAACAACTACAAGAACGATTGAATTCATCAAATCCCAAAAGAAAGAACCAGCGGAGAATCTCCTTTTTGTCGGTCATGGAGCCAATCTCACCGCTTCTCTCAAGACGCTTTTAGGCTATGATGTTGCTCTTCTGAGAAAACAGGGAGGTCTGGCAAATAGCAGCCTCACTATCCTTGAAACCAATGATTTTGAAACTTTCCAACTCCTTGAGTGGAATAATCTGGAGCATTTGGAGCAAAAAACACAGCTACCTATAAAATTCTAA